In one Gadus morhua chromosome 15, gadMor3.0, whole genome shotgun sequence genomic region, the following are encoded:
- the mkks gene encoding molecular chaperone MKKS: MSRLSKKSPALCTDLPLENPDICQKLNVFKQLLTSCFGPNGKLKQVHNNIGGHSVTTSTSEVLLQSVSPSHPLLKFIAASVLNHVGRFSDCGLFAAILCFALIDQAKLSGLRRNVSISINQYLLDICTAYLHQDECGCKVQLDFSSSKNLITLARSVISSKPACMLREQEALHISMLAVQAFLLTVPCESPGNVRLGSTVTVAVEGPPVAQSAVFPGLMLEIPDHFKLSNKNNFQSQPTKMVLFSVSLSGDLFETDEGTVEVYHGADVESQILDQLLVLGRCAVEDRVELFVCQKVIHPVLQQYLNQHDVVVLERLGAALVEPLAELTGSQPLASLLSTIPPEAYGLARGLNVKNFGSKKMLHLEAPGEAVICTMVLCHRNQTLLSELKVVVQKAQHVLRLTLREPSALLGGGCTETHLAAYVRYEGIRRAAEATSSLCCSPTEYLLGTEAFARSLEGVARALEHDGGTPMVDLTHGHHWAVPVDETPDLEGKPLRRCGCGLVRGSSVESWTFLSTKYAEFSPAVPPGGRAAAAQPAVLDCFAAKMNALQVAVETANLLQDIRYIVQDKN; the protein is encoded by the exons ATGTCTCGTCTCTCAAAGAAATCGCCAGCGTTGTGCACTGATCTGCCTCTTGAAAACCCTGATATTTGTCAAAAGCTGAACGTCTTCAAACAGCTTTTAACGTCGTGTTTCGGACCGAATGGAAAACTTAAGCAAGTCCATAACAACATAGGGGGTCACTCTGTAACTACATCCACTTCCGAGGTTCTCCTCCAATCTGTGTCCCCGTCACACCCTCTCCTCAAGTTCATTGCAGCTTCTGTCCTCAACCATGTGGGTCGTTTCAGTGACTGTGGTTTGTTTGCAGCAATCCTTTGTTTTGCACTCATCGACCAGGCAAAGCTGTCTGGCCTCAGAAGAAACGTGTCCATCAGTATAAACCAATATCTGCTGGACATATGCACTGCATACCTCCACCAAGATGAATGTGGCTGCAAAGTGCAGTTGGACTTCAGCAGCAGCAAGAACTTGATCACATTAGCTCGGAGTGTCATCTCCAGCAAGCCAGCGTGCATGCTAAGAGAACAAGAAGCACTGCACATAAGCATGCTCGCTGTGCAAGCCTTTTTGCTAACAGTCCCATGTGAATCTCCTGGCAATGTCAGGCTAGGTAGCACAGTGACAGTGGCTGTCGAAGGCCCTCCTGTTGCACAATCTGCTGTGTTCCCTGGGTTGATGTTGGAGATACCAGATCATTTCAAACTTTCCAACAAGAATAACTTCCAATCCCAGCCAACGAAAATGGTGTTGttcagtgtgtctctctctggggaCTTGTTTGAAACGGACGAGGGGACGGTGGAGGTGTACCATGGGGCAGACGTAGAGTCCCAGATCTTGGACCAGCTGCTGGTCTTGGGGCGGTGTGCGGTGGAGGACCGAGTggagctgtttgtgtgtcagaaGGTCATCCACCCGGTGCTGCAGCAGTACCTCAATCAGCATGACGTCGTGGTGTTGGAAAGGCTTGGTGCTGCCCTCGTTGAACCCCTTGCTGAACTAACAG GTTCACAACCTTTGGCTAGTTTATTGTCCACGATACCACCAGAGGCGTACGGGCTCGCAAGAGGCCTGAATGTTAAAAACTTTGGCTCCAAGAAGATGCTCCATTTGGAAGCCCCCGGTGAAGCAGTGATCTGCACTATGGTCCTCTGCCACAGGAACCAGACCCTGTTGAGCGAACTGAag GTGGTGGTTCAGAAGGCCCAGCATGTGTTGAGGCTCACCCTGAGAGAGCCCTCTGCCCTGCTGGGAGGGGGGTGCACCGAGACCCACCTGGCTGCCTACGTTCGCTACGAG GGTATCAGAAGGGCGGCCGAGGCTACGTCGTCGCTCTGCTGCTCACCCACAGAGTACCTCCTCGGCACCGAGGCCTTCGCCCGCTCCCTGGAGGGCGTCGCCCGGGCTCTGGAGCACGACGGCGGGACCCCCATGGTGGACCTGACCCACGGCCACCACTGGGCCGTCCCCGTAGACGAGACCCCGGACCTGGAGGGGAAGCCCCTGCGTCGCTGCGGCTGTGGCCTGGTGAGGGGCTCGTCCGTGGAGAGCTGGACCTTCCTGAGCACCAAGTATGCAGAGTTCTCTCCCGCCGTGCCGCCTGGAGGTCGTGCTGCCGCGGCGCAGCCAGCCGTACTGGACTGTTTCGCCGCCAAGATGAACGCACTGCAGGTTGCGGTGGAAACTGCTAATCTTTTGCAGGATATTCGATATATAGTTCAAGATAAAAACTAG
- the memo1 gene encoding protein MEMO1: protein MSNRVVCREASHAGSWYSSSGSQLNAQLDSWLSQAQSTIGPARAIIAPHAGYTYCGACAAHAYKQVDPSVTRRVFILGPSHHVPLSRCALSLAEVYKTPLYDLRIDQKVYADLWKTGMFERMSLQTDEDEHSIEMHLPYTAKAMESHKDEFSIVPVLVGALSETKEQEYGALFSKYLADPSNLFIISSDFCHWGQRFRYTYYDESQGEIYRSIENLDKMGMGIIEQLDPMSFTNYLKKYHNTICGRHPIGVLLNAVAELRKNGLEMNFSFLNYAQSSECRNWQDSSVSYAAGALIVH, encoded by the exons ATGTCGAACCGAGTGGTGTGCAGAGAAGCAAGTCACGCCGGCAGCTGGTACTCCTCCTCGG GATCACAGCTGAATGCACAACTAGATAGCTGGTTGTCTCAGGCACAGTCCACCATTGGACCTGCAAGAGCCATCATTGCACC CCACGCCGGCTACACCTATTGTGGTGCCTGCGCAGCCCATGCATACAAACAAGTGGACCCCTCTGTTAC TCGTAGGGTGTTTATTCTGGGACCCTCACACCACGTGCCCCTGTCCCGCTGTGCCCTCTCCCTTGCCGAGGTCTACAAAACACCCCTCTATGACCTGAGGATCGACCAGAAGG TTTATGCTGACCTCTGGAAAACGGGCATGTTTGAGCGGATGAGTCTGCAGACAGACGAGGACGAGCACAGTATTGAAATGCACTTGCCTTACACCGCGAAAGCCATGGAGAG CCACAAAGATGAGTTTAGCATCGTCCCTGTGCTGGTGGGTGCACTGAGCGAGACTAAGGAACAGGAGTACGGAGCACTGTTCAGCAAGTACCTGGCAGACCCCTCCAATCTGTTCATCATCTCATCCGACTTCTGCCACTGGG GTCAGCGTTTTCGATACACGTATTACGATGAGTCCCAAGGAGAGATCTACAGATCCATTGAGAACCTTGATAAAATG GGGATGGGCATTATAGAGCAGCTGGACCCGATGTCTTTCACCAACTACTTGAAGAAATACCACAACACCATCTGTGGCCGTCACCCCATTGGAGTGCTACTAAAC GCGGTGGCGGAGCTGAGGAAGAACGGTTTAGAAATGAACTTCTCCTTCCTGAACTACGCCCAATCTAGCGAATGCCGGAACTGGCAGGACAGCTCTGTGAGCTACGCCGCCGGGGCTCTCATAGTTCATTGA
- the LOC115559892 gene encoding spastin has product MASRMSSSKGKSNSDIIKGYHKQAFEYISVALKIDEDDTGVKEEAVQWYKKGIEDLQRGIAVEVTGEGDQYERTKRLQDKMVTNLDMAKERLSLLEATLESTRGLPAPRSPQNGGSQPAPLTKPAPKGPALAGGASSQVRPSPPGRPAPRTINPKVTPQAGRGPTVKGAAASKQPRKSDMKNFKNVDSKLANMILNEIVDSGPAISFEDIAGQELAKQALQEIVILPALRPELFTGLRAPARGLLLFGPPGNGKTMLAKAVARESDSTFFNISASTLTSKYVGEGEKLVRALFAVARELQPSIIFIDEVDSLLCERSEREHEASRRLKTEFLLQFDGVQSGGDDRVLVMGATNRPQELDEAALRRFVKRIYVALPDEETRLKQLTHLLGKQGELLNQKELAHLAKVTAGYSGSDLTSLAKDAALGPIREMGPEQVKSVAISEMRRMRLKDFEDSLKRIKPSVSPQTLGLYVKWNKDFGDTTAF; this is encoded by the exons ATGGCGTCCAGAATGAGTAGCAGCAAAGGCAAAAGCAATAGCGACATTATTAAAGGCTATCATAAACAGGCATTCGAGTACATATCCGTAGCGCTAAAGATCGACGAGGATGATACAG GAGTCAAAGAGGAGGCTGTCCAGTGGTACAAGAAAGGCATTGAGGACCTTCAACGTGGGATTGCCGTAGAAGTCACAGGAGAGG GAGACCAGTATGAAAGGACAAAGAGACTCCAAGATAAGATGGTCACCAATCTCGACATGGCAAAAGAACGGCTCTCACTTTTGG AGGCCACTTTGGAATCTACAAGAGGCCTCCCAGCTCCCAGAAGTCCCCAGAATGGTGGAAGCCAGCCGGCCCCCCTAACCAAGCCTGCCCCAAAAGGCCCGGCTCTAGCTGGTGGCGCCTCCAGTCAGGTCAGGCCGTCCCCCCCTGGCAGGCCAGCCCCCAGAACCATCAACCCAAAG GTTACCCCACAGGCAGGCAGAGGGCCGACTGTTAAAGGTGCGGCAGCGTCGAAGCAACCCCGCAAGAGTGATATGAAAAACTTCAAAAACGTTGACAGCAAACTGGCCAACATGATCCTCAATGAAATTGTTGACAG TGGACCAGCCATATCTTTTGAGGACATTGCCGGACAGGAACTAGCGAAGCAAGCGCTTCAAGAAATTGTCATTCTTCCCGCATTGAGGCCAGAG CTCTTCACCGGCCTGAGGGCTCCAGCCAGAGGGCTGCTTTTGTTTGGTCCCCCTGGGAATGGAAAGACCATGTTG GCCAAAGCAGTCGCCAGGGAGTCTGACTCTACCTTCTTCAACATCAGCGCTTCTACCCTGACCTCTAAATAC gtgggagagggtgagaaacTTGTGCGAGCTTTGTTCGCTGTCGCCCGGGAACTACAGCCATCAATCATCTTCATTG ACGAGGTGGACAGCCTGCTCTgcgagaggagcgagagagagcacgaggCCAGCCGTCGCCTGAAGACCGAGTTCCTCCTCCAGTTCGATGGC GTGCAGTCAGGGGGGGATGACAGAGTACTAGTCATGGGAGCAACAAACCGGCCCCAGGAGCTGGATGAGGCAGCACTgcg ACGCTTTGTCAAAAGGATATACGTGGCCTTGCCGGATGAAGAA ACTAGACTCAAGCAGCTCACACATCTCCTAGGAAAGCAAGGGGAGCTACTGAACCAAAAAGAGCTCGCACATCTTGCCAA ggtgacAGCTGGTTACTCAGGAAGTGACCTCACCTCGTTAGCCAAAGACGCCGCTCTGGGACCTATCAGGG AAATGGGACCCGAACAGGTGAAGAGCGTGGCGATTAGCGAG ATGCGGCGCATGAGGCTGAAGGACTTTGAGGATTCCCTGAAGCGTATCAAGCCCAGTgtcagcccacagaccttgggTCTGTATGTGAAATGGAATAAAGACTTTGGAGACACGACAGCTTTCTAA